From the Pseudomonas sp. SORT22 genome, one window contains:
- a CDS encoding transporter substrate-binding domain-containing protein, whose amino-acid sequence MSIPRLHRPALLALSLCFAQPLLAQTPTLSGSLKKIAESGSITLGYRDSSIPFSYVGDHSGKPMGYSVDLAAEIVKHLQAKLAVPPLKVRYNLVTSQTRIPLVQNGTVDLECGTTGVTAERQKQVDFSYGFIFVKGQLLTKKDSGIQGLDDLKGKNVVSTAGTTNEKYLKNYNLEHQLGASVISAKDHGEAFMMLQSGRAAAFYMDDALLYGERAKARNPHDWVVVGEAQSKEIYSCMVRKGDDGLLALVNEALADVYRSGRIEAIYNRWFQQPIPPNGLNLEFAMTSELKGLIARPSSEPVQ is encoded by the coding sequence ATGTCGATTCCCCGTTTGCACCGTCCTGCTCTGCTTGCCCTGTCATTGTGTTTTGCCCAGCCGCTGCTGGCGCAAACGCCGACGCTCAGCGGCAGCCTGAAGAAGATCGCCGAATCCGGCAGCATCACCCTCGGCTATCGCGACTCGTCCATTCCGTTTTCTTATGTGGGCGACCACAGCGGCAAGCCCATGGGCTATTCGGTCGATCTTGCGGCTGAGATCGTCAAGCACCTGCAGGCCAAGCTGGCGGTGCCGCCGCTCAAGGTGCGCTACAACCTGGTGACTTCGCAGACGCGCATCCCGCTGGTGCAGAACGGCACGGTCGATCTGGAGTGCGGCACCACCGGGGTCACCGCCGAGCGGCAGAAGCAGGTGGATTTCTCCTATGGCTTTATTTTCGTCAAAGGCCAGTTGCTGACCAAAAAAGACAGCGGCATCCAGGGCCTGGATGACCTCAAGGGCAAGAATGTGGTCAGCACCGCCGGCACCACCAACGAGAAGTACCTGAAGAACTACAACCTGGAGCACCAGTTGGGGGCTTCGGTGATCAGTGCCAAGGACCACGGCGAGGCGTTCATGATGCTGCAGTCCGGGCGCGCGGCGGCGTTCTACATGGATGATGCGCTGCTGTACGGCGAGCGGGCCAAGGCGCGCAACCCGCACGACTGGGTGGTGGTGGGCGAGGCGCAATCGAAGGAGATCTACAGCTGCATGGTGCGCAAGGGCGATGACGGCTTGCTGGCGCTGGTCAATGAAGCGTTGGCGGATGTCTATCGCAGCGGGCGCATCGAGGCGATCTACAACCGCTGGTTCCAGCAGCCGATTCCACCCAATGGCCTGAACCTGGAGTTTGCGATGACCAGTGAACTGAAGGGCCTGATTGCCAGGCCGTCGAGCGAGCCGGTGCAGTAG
- a CDS encoding D-amino acid dehydrogenase, whose translation MAQRVTVIGGGVIGLATAYALVREGFAVDLVEAREGLAGGTSFANGGQLSYRYVAPLADAGVPLQALGWLLRSESPLKLRPRLDLAQWRWMGAFMAACRSSVNRTNAAHLLRLALLSQGTLKQWREDDGLDGFAWRRNGKLVTFRNRATFAHARQHLLDPQGQQVLDAQEIRALEPALADAPFIGGVFTADEEVADCHRFCLALVERLQASGQCRLMLGQAVTRIRHSGGVVQALELSEQVVPVERLVLCAGHRSASLSLPGLQLPIYPLKGYSLTAPIKAGQRAPQVSITDYDRKIVYARLEDQLRVAAMVDIVGFDESLDPARLASMRQLAGATLPDAADYAQAREWAGMRPATPSGVPLLGATAYRNLWLNLGHGALGFTLACASGQLLAELIAGRAPSIDLHGLTPRAA comes from the coding sequence ATGGCACAGCGGGTAACGGTGATCGGCGGCGGCGTGATTGGTTTGGCAACGGCCTACGCGCTGGTGCGCGAAGGCTTTGCCGTCGATCTGGTCGAGGCACGCGAGGGCCTGGCGGGCGGCACCAGCTTTGCCAATGGCGGGCAGTTGTCCTATCGCTATGTCGCGCCGCTGGCCGATGCCGGGGTGCCGTTGCAGGCGCTGGGCTGGCTGCTGCGCAGCGAGTCACCGCTCAAGTTACGCCCGCGCCTGGACCTGGCGCAGTGGCGCTGGATGGGCGCGTTCATGGCGGCGTGTCGCAGTTCGGTCAATCGCACCAATGCCGCACATCTGCTGCGCCTGGCCTTGCTCAGCCAGGGTACGCTCAAGCAATGGCGCGAGGACGATGGCCTGGACGGCTTTGCCTGGCGGCGCAATGGCAAGCTGGTGACCTTTCGTAATCGCGCAACCTTTGCCCATGCCCGCCAGCACCTGCTCGACCCGCAGGGCCAGCAGGTGCTGGATGCGCAGGAGATCCGCGCGCTGGAACCGGCCCTGGCCGATGCGCCGTTCATTGGCGGGGTGTTCACCGCGGATGAAGAGGTCGCCGATTGTCATCGTTTCTGCCTGGCCCTGGTCGAGCGCCTGCAGGCGTCGGGGCAATGCCGCCTGATGCTCGGGCAGGCAGTGACGCGCATCCGCCACAGTGGTGGGGTAGTGCAGGCGCTGGAGCTGAGCGAGCAGGTCGTGCCGGTGGAGCGCCTGGTGCTGTGCGCCGGGCACCGCAGCGCCAGCCTCAGCCTGCCGGGGCTGCAGTTGCCGATCTATCCGCTCAAAGGCTACAGCCTGACCGCACCGATCAAGGCCGGGCAGCGGGCACCGCAGGTAAGCATCACCGACTACGATCGCAAAATCGTCTATGCCCGCCTCGAAGACCAACTGCGCGTCGCCGCCATGGTCGACATCGTCGGCTTTGATGAATCGCTCGATCCGGCACGGCTGGCGAGCATGCGCCAGTTGGCCGGGGCGACCTTGCCCGATGCCGCCGACTACGCCCAGGCCCGCGAATGGGCCGGCATGCGCCCGGCCACCCCCAGCGGCGTACCGTTGCTCGGGGCCACGGCGTACCGCAACCTGTGGCTCAATCTTGGCCATGGCGCCCTGGGTTTCACCCTGGCCTGCGCCAGTGGCCAGCTGTTGGCCGAACTGATCGCGGGTCGCGCGCCGTCAATCGACCTGCACGGCCTGACCCCACGGGCGGCCTGA